The following are encoded together in the Syngnathus scovelli strain Florida chromosome 12, RoL_Ssco_1.2, whole genome shotgun sequence genome:
- the LOC125978733 gene encoding uncharacterized protein C10orf105-like, translating to MNTSHLGTNFSLASTRENMVFNMSTSTITPTISSHSVDNHDPEFTMMVVLGLSLLLAGLAIFLAVCRRFRRDGECEAGCGSGETLKHERSQSSEPQLKVWKRLGSYRRSYNMSFRRPPHRRPHEHGNTRASHSPGTRTVQTGVNTELHLTTPCLFDYVTEI from the coding sequence ATGAACACCAGTCATCTGGGAACCAACTTTAGCCTTGCCTCCACCAGGGAAAACATGGTGTTCAATATGTCAACCAGCACTATCACCCCCACCATCTCCTCACATTCTGTAGATAACCATGACCCAGAATTCACTATGATGGTGGTGCTGGGTTTATCGCTGCTGCTGGCAGGGTTGGCCATCTTCTTGGCAGTGTGCCGACGCTTTAGACGAGACGGGGAGTGTGAAGCGGGCTGTGGCTCAGGAGAGACTCTGAAACATGAAAGGAGCCAGTCTAGCGAACCGCAGCTCAAAGTGTGGAAGAGGCTGGGCTCCTATCGACGCTCCTACAATATGTCCTTCAGAAGACCTCCTCATCGAAGGCCACATGAGCACGGGAACACACGTGCTTCCCATTCTCCAGGCACACGGACAGTGCAGACGGGGGTCAACACGGAGCTGCACCTTACTACGCCTTGTCTGTTTGACTACGTCACTGAGATCTAG